aacacacacagtaagcacAGTCATGTGACCAATCACAGCCCCTCTATTCTGACATGCCTCACCTTTAATGTTCTTGGATTTCTAGGTCTGTCACGGGGCGTGGCCTTCATCCGGTTCGATAAGAGGTCTGAGGCAGAGGATGCTGTCAAACACCTAAATGGACACACACCCCCCGGAAGCTCTGAGCCAATCACAGTCAAGTTCGCTGCCAACCCGAACCAGGCCAGGAACTCCcagatgatgtcacagatgtATCACGGCCAATCACGACGCTTTGGAGGACCTGTCCATCACCAGGCCCAGAGGTTCAGGTATGTTCACCTTTCGTTCAGAAGTGTTGGTGACTGGGATGTGAGGCAGAATGACCACCGTCATGTGACAGTTcctgtaatcagattactgtaaactgactggggagtaatcagattactgaAAGCGGCTATCTGATTGGCTGCGCTATCATTTTCATTATACTTACTGCTTTGTAGGTTTTCTCCAATGAGTGTCGACCACATGGGCGGTGGCAGCAGCGTGTCGGGGAACTCGTCCACTGGTTGGTGCATCTTCATCTATAATCTGGGTCAGGACGCAGACGAGGCCATCCTGTGGCAGATGTTTGGACCGTTTGGTGCCGTTGTCAACGTAAAAGTGATCCGAGATTTTAACACCAACAAGTGCAAAGGCTTCGGCTTCGTCACCATGACGAACTACGAGGAGGCCGCCATGGCAATCCACAGCCTGAACGGGTACCGACTGGGAGACAAAGTCCTGCAGGTGTCCTTCAAGACCAGCAAGGGACACAAGTAGAGAAGGAGAGGGGTAGAAGGAGTgtgtggggggaggggggttaggaggaagagaaggaaacaaacctatcagatgttttttttttttttctttttgtcaattCAGTGagttgtttgtcattgtttttttgttttctttttccccagCATGCCTGGTTTCTTTGAGGCTGTGTGACTGCAGaatttgacttttaatttgaatctaaatgtttttcCACAAATGAGTCAAAGTTAAcgagacaaagaaaatcagacTTTGtgattcagttttttgttttctgtttaaacaaagcaaagcagtCACTGAcaacagattaaaatatattccATGTATAATTATTAAAGCTGTATCTCAGATTCACGTTATAAACAGTCGTTCATGTAGAATAATCATCTTGAgtcatgattgacagctctCGACCAATAAGCACGCAGGAGGTTtgtcaatattttatttcattttttataaagtttaaaaataccTGACATACAGAAAATTAAACCTTGTGTACTGATggatttttcatttcttttgaattGCAGCTACTTGTGATGTTGGACTATTAATTCAATAATAAATCTGTTTATGGAAAATTTTGTGACTAATTTGCTTCTCATgtctaagttttttttttattttttatttttttgcattttataaatGCTCAGATTTGGTTCAGAACAGCAGCTGATCAACTCTGAATATCCAAACATCGACATGTCCAAGACAGATTTTCCCCTTGGTGACATTTTTCAGggtaataattaaatgaatttgcatgacaccctctgtccttagaccctcctAGAAATGAGGCTAAGAAGACGATATGAACATCGTTACAAGAGTATCACAGAGCATACTGTCgtggaaattcgataaagactgagaacacgatcagtattaatGAGAActtttattcttggccaaggagagacagaagTGTGAGTACAACATTTGCAAAGTTCTCTCTGTTgctaatacattcaactgctccttttgtagacatttctccccctccctctcctctgaggtcatCAAAGGAGAGACCCTAAGTGCATCAGGGGTTACCCatgtaaatatctgctttactcccaCTTTTACACTGTGACTGGTACCAACAtctcagggttagggttaggttaggggaACTATCTCAATGACTCCCCCCTTGCGGTCCGACGACGCACAAGGTTTGGTGTAGGGAGCCAAGGGCAAGGCACTGGCCGACGCATGTCACTCAGGCAATCACCCCCCGTTTAGCCTTTGATCAACTGACCCGACCTCCAGGATCAATTAGCCAAATACAAAGTTCGCTTCCGGAGAAATCCACCAAACGCTCCTCACTTCGGAGGAACTTGGGAAAGGGAGGTGAGAGCAATTAAATCGGCTCTGCGTGTGACCTTGGGTGACCAAGTTGTTACTGAGGAAGTGTTGAGCACTGTGCTATAGAGGTGAGGAAATCTTAAACTCAAAGCCCCTTGGATACTATCACTGATGTGTCTGACCCCAATCCAGTCACTCCCAATCTTCTCCTCATGGGGCGGCTTGAAGCAGCCCTTCCCAAGTTATGTATGCCCATCCTGACATCTTGAGAACAAGGAGGTGGCGTCACAGCCAGGTACTTGCTGATCATTTCTGGGCAAGCTTCCTGAAATATTATCTGCCAACACTCCAACCACGACAAAAATGGAAAGTGGAAAACCCAAATCTCACTGTGGATACTGTGGTCATGGTTTGTGGACCAAAACTACCCCGTGCTTCAGGCCAATAGGTAAAATTCAGAAGATTCCCCCGAGCTCGGATGGAAGAGTCAGAGTGGCCGAAATAGTGGTGAAAGGAAAGACTATGTGCGTCCAGTCAGCCGGCTAGTAGCTCTCCCCAAGTTCACGGATGATCCAGACTCTCCTCCAAAATGAGGATTTTCCTCCAAGTCAAATATGAGCCACATATTTGAGGGGCGGCTGTAGAAAATCCCTGCCTCCTTCACCTCCCATCAAGGGAGGGCGGAGCCTTCAGTCTATTTAGGCAGCCAGCTCACCTGTGTGAGGCCTTTTGTCCTTAGGAGAACAAAGGAGCTGGCTGGCCTCATCCCACCCTCCCTCATCCAATGTTTGAGCGGCGTATTTGATGTGAGTTATCCCTTTTTTGTTCCACACACTCATAGTATATTCAGTAggtaaatttaaatataaatgttaattcCCCATTTCCTTAAGATTTGTTTAGATTAAAATCTGTTCAATTGTTAATTGACTTAAGTTTGAGTTGTGTGGATTATATTCTGCTGTTCTATTATTTCTCCTTTCCACCAGAAAACAACCAGCTACAAAAAATGAGAATCAATTGGATCCCCTGTGTTTGTGCCATGCTTGTTCTGATCGACAATCCATTGTGTTGATCACCAAGCCTCGAGCCAGTTTATTACTTCATACCAACCCAAAGCAATATtttacaagtacagtacaacgaaattgcagaccagtctgtccatacaaataataaatgacaagtgggggaggacaggacaggaatggtagccaaaggaaagaagaaaaaagggatacaagggatgggagaggggaggagaaaaaagaacaaccccCGTCTGTGCTCCTTTAGAGTACACTCTGAGcggacaaaaacacctcagcagttaTAGCACATATCAAtacactctacaacatgagCCACATCATAGCAACCAGGGGAGAGGGGATGGGGAGATTGAGTTTCCAGCACAGACACGCAGCCATCTGGTCCTGCAGCCAGAGGGCGCTGGACACACAGACCCTTGTCAGGCGGGTGGATGGGGGTAGGGCAGTGAAAGCATATCtgtaagtctgtgcatgtgtggcgTAGGCCTGTAGACGTGCCCTGCCCTGCCCGTAATCATGGAGTCCAGTCCGCAGATGTTATGGCGATGGCATGGCAATGGATGAGTTAGTGGTGACGCTGTTTTTTACTGATTAATGTGTTGCAGTTCGCTGTTGTGACCACAGGAGGCCAGCAAAGCACCCATATTCAAGATACGCCAGATACGGTGGGGCACCTCTCACGGCTGCGGAGAACTACAAGCTCGGTGTTACATTAACGTCAATGATACCAGCTATCACTTCCGGTAAGGACTTCAAAATAAGATTTTCAATATGGtaaatatgtcattttaaatttgttttttatattttaaataataaaactcaaaattcCTGTCTGAACTGTATCATCAAGAAACTTGAACCTTTTGTAGCCTCTCCTCTGTGGTGCAGGTGGAGGTAGTGATTGATCTAATGTTTGTAGTCgttgtttacttcctgttgtgtttgaagATAAATCTTCCAGAAGAACTGAACTTCCTGAGCTAATGGACTTgacaaacctgaacacacactcttccttGGATATAGAGCTTCAAAATTGATTACAGCACTTCAACATCATTGTATCAGACACATTAAGACATTGCCGACACCTCATAAGGATCGACATACGCCCCCACACTTCACAGCAGCACTCTACCATCTTGAGCCAGTGGAGCATGGGAGTTTTTCTCTGGATCTTGCACTTCAAAAGCATTTGAGGATCAAATAGGCGAATTCTCTTCCAAGTCCCTTGCGGCCGTCAGCCGACCAATGGTTGAGCAGAGCTGAGCAAAGTTGAGGAGAAGCcccctaatatatatatatatatataatatatatataaatataatatatatatatatatatatatatatatagttatattaaatattatttatttttgtaattattaNNNNNNNNNNNNNNNNNNNNNNNNNNNNNNNNNNNNNNNNNNNNNNNNNNNNNNNNNNNNNNNNNNNNNNNNNNNNNNNNNNNNNNNNNNNNNNNNNNNNNNNNNNNNNNNNNNNNNNNNNNNNNNNNNNNNNNNNNNNNNNNNNNNNNNNNNNNNNNNNNNNNNNNNNNNNNNNNNNNNNNNNNNNNNNNNNNNNNNNNNNNNNNNNNNNNNNNNNNNNNNNNNNNNNNNNNNNNNNNNNNNNNNNNNNNNNNNNNNNNNNNNNNNNNNNNNNNNNNNNNNNNNNNNNNNNNNNNNNNNNNNNNNNNNNNNNNNNNNNNNNNNNNNNNNNNNNNNNNNNNNNNNNNNNNNNNNNNNNNNNNNNNNNNNNNNNNNNNNNNNNNNNNNNNNNNNNNNNNNNNNNNNNNNNNNNNNNNNNNNNNNNNNNNNNNNNNNNNNNNNNNNNNNNNNNNNNNNNNNNNNNNNNNNNNNNNNNNNNNNNNNNNNNNNNNNNNNNNNNNNNNNNNNNNNNNNNNNNNNNNNNNNNNNNNNNNNNNNNNNNNNNNNNNNNNNNNNNNNNNNNNNNNNNNNNNNNNNNNNNNNNNNNNNNNNNNNNNNNNNNNNNNNNNNNNNNNNNNNNNNNNNNNNNNNNNNNNNNNNNNNNNNNNNNNNNNNNNNNNNNNNNNNNNNNNNNNNNNNNNNNNNNNNNNNNNNNNNNNNNNNNNNNNNNNNNNNNNNNNNNNNNNNNNNNNNNNNNNNNNNNNNNNNNNNNNNNNNNNNNNNNNNNNNNNNNNNNNNNNNNNNNNNNNNNNNNNNNNNNNNNNNNNNNNNNNNNNNNNNNNNNNNNNNNNNNNNNNNNNNNNNNNNNNNNNNNNNNNNNNNNNNNNNNNNNNNNNNNNNNNNNNNNNNNNNNNNNNNNNNNNNNNNNNNNNNNNNNNNNNNNNNNNNNNNNNNNNNNNNNNNNNNNNNNNNNNNNNNNNNNNNNNNNNNNNNNNNNNNNNNNNNNNNNNNNNNNNNNNNNNNNNNNNNNNNNNNNNNNNNNNNNNNNNNNNNNNNNNNNNNNNNNNNNNNNNNNNNNNNNNNNNNNNNNNNNNNNNNNNNNNNNNNNNNNNNNNNNNNNNNNNNNNNNNNNNNNNNNNNNNNNNNNNNNNNNNNNNNNNNNNNNNNNNNNNNNNNNNNNNNNNNNNNNNNNNNNNNNNNNNNNNNNNNNNNNNNNNNNNNNNNNNNNNNNNNNNNNNNNNNNNNNNNNNNNNNNNNNNNNNNNNNNNNNNNNNNNNNNNNNNNNNNNNNNNNNNNNNNNNNNNNNNNNNNNNNNNNNNNNNNNNNNNNNNNNNNNNNNNNNNNNNNNNNNNNNNNNNNNNNNNNNNNNNNNNNNNNNNNNNNNNNNNNNNNNNNNNNNNNNNNNNNNNNNNNNNNNNNNNNNNNNNNNNNNNNNNNNNNNNNNNNNNNNNNNNNNNNNNNNNNNNNNNNNNNNNNNNNNNNNNNNNNNNNNNNNNNNNNNNNNNNNNNNNNNNNNNNNNNNNNNNNNNNNNNNNNNNNNNNNNNNNNNNNNNNNNNNNNNNNNNNNNNNNNNNNNNNNNNNNNNNNNNNNNNNNNNNNNNNNNNNNNNNNNNNNNNNNNNNNNNNNNNNNNNNNNNNNNNNNNNNNNNNNNNNNNNNNNNNNNNNNNNNNNNNNNNNNNNNNNNNNNNNNNNNNNNNNNNNNNNNNNNNNNNNNNNNNNNNNNNNNNNNNNNNNNNNNNNNNNNNNNNNNNNNNNNNNNNNNNNNNNNNNNNNNNNNNNNNNNNNNNNNNNNNNNNNNNNNNNNNNNNNNNNNNNNNNNNNNNNNNNNNNNNNNNNNNNNNNNNNNNNNNNNNNNNNNNNNNNNNNNNNNNNNNNNNNNNNNNNNNNNNNNNNNNNNNNNNNNNNNNNNNNNNNNNNNNNNNNNNNNNNNNNNNNNNNNNNNNNNNNNNNNNNNNNNNNNNNNNNNNNNNNNNNNNNNNNNNNNNNNNNNNNNNNNNNNNNNNNNNNNNNNNNNNNNNNNNNNNNNNNNNNNNNNNNNNNNNNNNNNNNNNNNNNNNNNNNNNNNNNNNNNNNNNNNNNNNNNNNNNNNNNNNNNNNNNNNNNNNNNNNNNNNNNNNNNNNNNNNNNNNNNNNNNNNNNNNNNNNNNNNNNNNNNNNNNNNNNNNNNNNNNNNNNNNNNNNNNNNNNNNNNNNNNNNNNNNNNNNNNNNNNNNNNNNNNNNNNNNNNNNNNNNNNNNNNNNNNNNNNNNNNNNNNNNNNNNNNNNNNNNNNNNNNNNNNNNNNNNNNNNNNNNNNNNNNNNNNNNNNNNNNNNNNNNNNNNNNNNNNNNNNNNNNNNNNNNNNNNNNNNNNNNNNNNNNNNNNNNNNNNNNNNNNNNNNNNNNNNNNNNNNNNNNNNNNNNNNNNNNNNNNNNNNNNNNNNNNNNNNNNNNNNNNNNNNNNNNNNNNNNNNNNNNNNNNNNNNNNNNNNNNNNNNNNNNNNNNNNNNNNNNNNNNNNNNNNNNNNNNNNNNNNNNNNNNNNNNNNNNNNNNNNNNNNNNNNNNNNNNNNNNNNNNNNNNNNNNNNNNNNNNNNNNNNNNNNNNNNNNNNNNNNNNNNNNNNNNNNNNNNNNNNNNNNNNNNNNNNNNNNNNNNNNNNNNNNNNNNNNNNNNNNNNNNNNNNNNNNNNNNNNNNNNNNNNNNNNNNNNNNNNNNNNNNNNNNNNNNNNNNNNNNNNNNNNNNNNNNNNNNNNNNNNNNNNNNNNNNNNNNNNNNNNNNNNNNNNNNNNNNNNNNNNNNN
Above is a genomic segment from Larimichthys crocea isolate SSNF chromosome XIV, L_crocea_2.0, whole genome shotgun sequence containing:
- the LOC104936604 gene encoding ELAV-like protein 1 isoform X2, which gives rise to MALRRGHIRYLKVCEVQTSQNDVRDGQHAAKGPAVKELYDNGYSEQMMEDEDARTNLIVNYLPQSMSQDELRSLFSSVGDVESAKLIRDKVAGHSLGYGFVNFVNPSDAERAISTLNGLRLQSKTIKVSFARPSSDMIKDANLYISGLPRTLSQQDLEDMFTRFGHIINSRVLVDQASGLSRGVAFIRFDKRSEAEDAVKHLNGHTPPGSSEPITVKFAANPNQARNSQMMSQMYHGQSRRFGGPVHHQAQRFRFSPMSVDHMGGGSSVSGNSSTGWCIFIYNLGQDADEAILWQMFGPFGAVVNVKVIRDFNTNKCKGFGFVTMTNYEEAAMAIHSLNGYRLGDKVLQVSFKTSKGHK
- the LOC104936604 gene encoding ELAV-like protein 1 isoform X1; translated protein: MALRRGHIRYLKVCEVQTSQNDVRDGQHAAKGPAVKELYDNGYSEQMMEDEDARTNLIVNYLPQSMSQDELRSLFSSVGDVESAKLIRDKVAGHSLGYGFVNFVNPSDAERAISTLNGLRLQSKTIKVSFARPSSDMIKDANLYISGLPRTLSQQDLEDMFTRFGHIINSRVLVDQASGNTHSLSRGVAFIRFDKRSEAEDAVKHLNGHTPPGSSEPITVKFAANPNQARNSQMMSQMYHGQSRRFGGPVHHQAQRFRFSPMSVDHMGGGSSVSGNSSTGWCIFIYNLGQDADEAILWQMFGPFGAVVNVKVIRDFNTNKCKGFGFVTMTNYEEAAMAIHSLNGYRLGDKVLQVSFKTSKGHK